One genomic region from Halorubrum sp. BOL3-1 encodes:
- a CDS encoding DEAD/DEAH box helicase family protein codes for MSTEPVYFAHTEHPADPQTHEPVVDHAVAVSNHCIANTPSDTTLSDGTSTQPVLYVMAWCHDLGKLTTWWQEDHNNTTVPSVDRPAGRVGNHSFFGGVVTWWTLRELGYPASTILPAVIAVARHHSTLPNLEDYTINRFVDRPQWETVRHQIQNIDSHQQSREIVSQVFDHLLKTEELYADQSDQSQQNADKRSTTSDWQAFVETVQSTGDSGSESGSKRLRASIKSSITGLTGVSLEQAYKSKAVYHDSLELYGGLKGADTPASAGLSPANQSLPEPDVIDDYVQSELSPPTNPQTEVERLNAKREEIRQNTLTRVDRILGHNATTATTTAKSTAGSESQTPSATEGGTHYSGENYSPGALTGGETQPTPPIQTDIPAGVYTLTLPTGAGKTITGTQAALKFHEAQVSDGPLIHILPYTSIIEQTESVYQTLFEEHGVTTGVDHYLADNAPEGETDTDDSTDSDDLIETAYQSWHTDITLSTTVQLWESLYGPSKSQATKLPQFYNSTIIIDEPQTTPPTWWNRVEQLVDTLNSVFNATVILMSATHPPLQYPTPNVGPDGEAELAPSVSLPDNVTVTLDASIPTDTPLSPDPAATHLRDEIVDGRDSILSIHNTISNARAVTESLISRLHTDTEVSVENIHTIYTDLITDGDDTESESPADVEYDRETIYDQLPSTEVLVDALIECEADVLLVPLTTRNRPCDRSRILDALSALLDRYPRSTADVESLPTVVALTTQLIEAGVDISFESLYRDIAPYDSLVQAAGRCNRNYEYGVGNGSVTLWRLNARQGANTSQIPAEYVYNQTGINELHRTVQTLESTMSDDRRISQSDFLSGYTDYREGIIPQIPDQTQQMDTVSGAAMTAESLIDDDRPEITVYVSQSPAEDRLLKSYCRADRTNNIPEQIAIRECLRHIACDVPRNRKENPITDCAHQLGDGLYFLGSAMAASSGLYGWKGLSNDKSESDTVSHCFL; via the coding sequence ATGTCAACCGAACCAGTCTATTTCGCCCATACAGAACATCCCGCAGACCCGCAGACACACGAGCCGGTCGTAGACCACGCTGTAGCCGTCAGTAACCACTGCATAGCCAACACGCCGTCTGATACAACACTCTCCGATGGAACGTCGACACAACCTGTTCTGTACGTCATGGCGTGGTGTCACGACCTCGGCAAGCTCACGACATGGTGGCAGGAAGACCACAACAACACAACCGTCCCTTCAGTTGATCGCCCCGCCGGACGGGTTGGCAATCACAGTTTTTTCGGCGGTGTCGTAACGTGGTGGACCCTTCGAGAACTCGGATATCCCGCTTCAACAATCCTCCCGGCCGTTATCGCAGTCGCCCGCCACCATAGCACACTCCCCAACTTGGAGGATTATACGATCAATCGGTTTGTCGACCGCCCCCAGTGGGAGACGGTTCGACACCAGATACAAAACATCGACAGCCACCAACAGAGTCGAGAGATTGTATCGCAGGTATTCGACCACCTACTCAAAACAGAGGAGTTGTACGCAGATCAGAGCGACCAGAGCCAACAGAACGCCGACAAACGGTCGACGACATCGGATTGGCAAGCCTTTGTTGAGACAGTCCAGTCGACCGGCGATAGCGGAAGCGAGAGTGGGAGTAAGAGGCTTCGAGCCAGCATCAAGTCGAGTATCACGGGGTTGACCGGCGTCTCCTTAGAGCAGGCCTACAAATCGAAAGCCGTCTATCATGACTCACTCGAACTCTATGGTGGGCTAAAGGGGGCAGACACACCGGCTTCGGCCGGCCTTTCGCCAGCGAATCAGTCGCTTCCCGAACCGGATGTAATCGACGACTACGTACAGTCCGAACTCTCACCGCCAACGAACCCCCAAACAGAGGTTGAACGGTTGAACGCCAAACGAGAGGAGATCCGTCAAAACACTCTCACCCGTGTCGACAGGATTCTCGGACACAATGCAACTACAGCTACGACTACAGCCAAGTCGACGGCCGGATCGGAGTCACAGACTCCGTCGGCGACAGAAGGCGGCACACACTATTCCGGTGAGAACTACAGTCCCGGTGCGCTCACCGGGGGCGAGACACAACCTACACCCCCGATCCAGACTGATATTCCAGCTGGTGTCTATACACTCACCCTACCGACCGGAGCCGGCAAGACAATCACAGGGACGCAAGCCGCGCTCAAATTTCATGAGGCACAGGTGTCAGATGGACCGTTGATCCACATTCTTCCCTACACGTCGATCATCGAACAAACCGAAAGCGTCTATCAGACACTATTCGAGGAACACGGTGTCACAACCGGTGTCGACCACTACCTTGCCGATAATGCTCCCGAAGGCGAGACGGATACAGACGATAGCACAGACAGTGACGACCTGATCGAAACGGCCTACCAGTCGTGGCACACCGATATCACGCTTAGTACGACCGTGCAACTGTGGGAATCGCTGTACGGCCCGTCGAAATCGCAGGCGACGAAACTGCCGCAGTTCTACAACAGCACGATCATCATTGACGAGCCACAGACGACGCCCCCGACATGGTGGAATCGGGTCGAACAGCTAGTAGACACACTCAATTCGGTATTCAACGCTACAGTCATTCTTATGAGTGCGACCCATCCACCGCTACAGTATCCAACCCCGAACGTCGGCCCAGACGGTGAGGCTGAATTAGCTCCGTCAGTCTCGCTCCCCGATAACGTTACGGTCACACTCGATGCGTCGATCCCGACCGACACCCCGCTGTCTCCGGACCCAGCCGCTACACATCTTCGAGACGAGATTGTCGACGGCCGCGATAGCATACTGTCGATTCATAACACCATCTCGAACGCACGAGCCGTCACTGAATCGCTTATTAGCAGACTACACACCGACACTGAGGTTAGCGTTGAGAATATCCACACTATCTATACCGACTTGATCACAGACGGCGATGATACCGAATCGGAGTCGCCTGCTGACGTCGAGTATGACCGTGAGACGATTTACGACCAACTCCCCTCTACCGAAGTCCTTGTTGACGCCCTGATCGAGTGTGAGGCAGACGTACTTCTTGTACCGCTCACAACCCGAAACCGCCCGTGTGATCGGTCGCGGATTCTGGATGCACTGTCAGCCCTCTTAGACCGATATCCTCGATCAACGGCAGACGTTGAGAGTCTACCAACAGTTGTAGCCCTCACCACACAGCTGATCGAAGCCGGCGTCGACATTAGCTTTGAGAGTCTATATCGGGATATTGCACCCTACGATAGCCTTGTACAAGCCGCCGGGCGGTGTAACCGAAACTACGAGTACGGCGTCGGTAACGGCTCGGTGACACTGTGGAGGCTCAATGCACGACAAGGCGCGAATACAAGTCAAATCCCGGCTGAATACGTCTACAACCAGACCGGAATCAATGAACTACATAGGACCGTCCAAACCTTAGAGTCGACCATGTCGGATGATCGGCGTATATCGCAATCAGATTTCCTGAGTGGCTACACCGACTATCGAGAGGGTATCATCCCGCAGATCCCCGATCAGACACAACAAATGGACACCGTCAGTGGAGCGGCTATGACAGCTGAATCGCTGATTGACGATGACAGACCGGAAATAACCGTCTACGTCTCTCAGTCACCAGCCGAAGATCGGCTATTGAAGTCCTACTGCAGAGCAGACAGAACAAACAATATCCCCGAACAGATAGCGATTCGAGAGTGTCTACGCCATATTGCGTGTGACGTACCCCGGAACCGCAAAGAAAACCCAATTACCGACTGTGCCCATCAACTAGGCGACGGCCTCTATTTCCTTGGTTCGGCGATGGCGGCAAGTAGTGGCTTATACGGATGGAAGGGGCTTTCTAACGACAAATCCGAGTCTGATACCGTATCACACTGCTTCCTCTGA
- the cas5b gene encoding type I-B CRISPR-associated protein Cas5b gives MSENATLTEFTSGDSEGETEIERPTSQSAADRVDDSGEYTTPEYEPTGEELPTVHAPPERCLSFSVSAPFAHFRKIETSSTRLTYGLPPRTTINGMIAAMLGLEVNSYYRLFDLTKSAISIGVETPLREISMPIKHRNTDPDEMKSVSGGGLTLEYEKHPSEIDKGKVHQRVAHTMLRDVTYRVNVWLSSEPHYTELRQLLEAGESYYTPSLGLSECLASIEYHGEFSPTPVDSDGPVEVDSAVPSSAGSVEVHTDTQLTTEQTPAEMEQVNKSFVTRRTTAYTAYQYREDTQPLPVRTDHAATVDGETVIFK, from the coding sequence ATGAGCGAAAACGCAACCCTCACAGAATTTACCAGTGGTGACAGCGAGGGGGAGACAGAAATTGAGCGGCCAACCAGCCAGTCGGCCGCTGACCGTGTCGACGACTCAGGGGAGTACACGACACCGGAGTATGAGCCGACCGGCGAGGAGCTACCTACAGTCCACGCGCCGCCCGAACGCTGTCTGTCGTTCAGTGTGTCAGCTCCGTTCGCGCACTTCCGCAAGATCGAAACCTCGTCAACGCGGCTTACCTATGGCCTCCCACCCCGAACGACGATCAACGGGATGATAGCGGCCATGCTCGGTTTGGAGGTGAATAGCTACTACCGGCTGTTCGATCTCACAAAGTCGGCAATCAGTATTGGCGTCGAGACACCGCTTCGGGAGATCAGTATGCCGATCAAGCACCGGAACACCGACCCCGATGAAATGAAGTCTGTCTCTGGTGGCGGTCTGACGCTGGAATACGAGAAACACCCCTCAGAGATTGACAAGGGTAAGGTCCATCAGCGAGTCGCACACACGATGCTCCGGGACGTAACCTATCGGGTCAACGTGTGGCTCAGTTCCGAGCCGCACTACACCGAGTTACGGCAGTTGCTTGAGGCCGGCGAGAGTTACTACACACCGTCTCTCGGCCTTTCTGAGTGCCTTGCATCCATTGAGTATCACGGCGAGTTTTCACCGACACCGGTGGACAGTGACGGTCCCGTTGAGGTTGATTCGGCTGTACCGTCCTCAGCTGGGTCTGTTGAGGTTCACACCGACACACAACTTACGACCGAACAGACACCTGCTGAGATGGAGCAGGTAAACAAGTCGTTCGTCACCCGCCGAACAACAGCCTATACAGCCTACCAGTACAGAGAGGATACACAACCGCTCCCAGTCCGAACAGACCATGCTGCCACTGTGGACGGCGAGACAGTGATCTTCAAATAG
- the cas7b gene encoding type I-B CRISPR-associated protein Cas7/Csh2: protein MSADTTNSSDGSTAEDSDTFTPVENRSEIVFLIDAQDANPNGDPLSPSNKPRQDPATGQGIITDVRLKRYLRDQIATECGEDQGVYIADVRTEAGNRKTRSELAEAIADVDGPEDIGEGFLDDFLDTAVDVRYFGATFSFSIDESDESQAIAEQIDNHLPAHLTGPVQISPGRTFHRVRENSGYNSLTSVISTNQNDGDGESENDNDDRGNVQGGFQLDDHRIVYGLYGFSAVVNEHNADNTRLRQSDVEWLDKLFWKGVKNQANSRSKRGQHPRLYLRVEYDEGFHVGTLDRTLDLGDHSKGADELTSVEDVTVDVTEMMETLESVSDRIQTVHILQDTRLTIEQHDDVVDQTLPDLIESDLDVEVNRISLYE from the coding sequence ATGTCAGCAGATACCACCAACAGTTCAGATGGTAGCACAGCCGAGGACTCAGACACGTTCACGCCCGTCGAGAACCGATCCGAGATCGTGTTCTTGATCGATGCTCAGGATGCGAACCCGAACGGCGACCCGCTCAGTCCGAGTAACAAGCCACGTCAAGATCCAGCCACAGGGCAGGGTATTATTACTGATGTTCGGCTCAAACGCTATCTACGCGACCAGATTGCCACCGAGTGTGGTGAAGATCAGGGCGTCTACATTGCAGATGTCCGAACTGAAGCCGGCAACCGGAAAACCCGATCCGAGTTGGCCGAAGCTATCGCTGATGTCGACGGCCCCGAAGACATTGGTGAGGGATTCTTAGATGATTTCCTCGATACGGCGGTCGACGTGCGATATTTCGGAGCAACGTTTTCGTTCTCGATTGATGAGAGCGACGAGTCACAGGCTATTGCCGAACAGATCGACAACCACCTACCAGCCCACCTTACAGGCCCAGTCCAGATTTCGCCCGGTCGGACGTTCCACCGTGTTCGAGAGAATAGCGGCTACAACTCTCTCACGTCGGTTATCAGCACGAACCAGAATGACGGCGACGGTGAGAGTGAGAACGACAACGACGACAGAGGGAACGTTCAGGGTGGCTTCCAACTGGACGACCACCGAATCGTATACGGCCTGTACGGGTTCTCGGCGGTTGTGAACGAACACAACGCAGACAACACTCGGCTTCGACAGTCAGACGTTGAGTGGCTGGACAAGCTATTCTGGAAAGGCGTCAAAAACCAAGCCAACAGTCGAAGCAAGCGAGGACAGCACCCACGCCTCTACCTCCGCGTCGAGTACGACGAAGGCTTCCACGTCGGGACGCTTGATCGAACACTCGATCTGGGTGACCACAGCAAAGGCGCCGACGAACTCACTAGCGTTGAGGACGTGACGGTGGATGTAACCGAAATGATGGAGACGTTAGAGAGTGTCTCTGACCGAATCCAAACCGTTCACATCCTACAGGACACTCGGCTCACTATCGAACAGCACGACGACGTTGTCGACCAGACACTACCGGACCTGATCGAGTCCGATCTTGATGTCGAAGTCAACCGGATTTCGCTTTATGAGTAG
- a CDS encoding TM1802 family CRISPR-associated protein — MSTDYRPQSEISDAEFREVILPGGRELASLSDIQYIYGQMLELGAESTPYSAPDEYAPFLTPMEASAVRGREQGIVYFNVQLNREEKSLRPLGATILTGSEEHIDRCAFSHYDAANGVDHSITQKTSKNGGIDPDKSTYKDFSYIAENKLRSVINGWPTQDLIQPVIEEHEDGWIIQQINELSTFEEEMESIRGEIEDTLTVDDTKRVTRLVSIRFFESDLTAPIEDLDLPGQRNPDEWVYPANLEVLLEGMKAQRTGKWRTKNKANASGTAAGYVHSDIVDDVYGMGTAPLSLYTGKKRAWMPNLNRDLSAAIHPFTAETLAMIGKSTPLLNACRQSAGLSIYHFPYFGGEQTPQKMRYLYELLWETHALRQQEEDEDDENTPSHTPIERFYKQLTQKAASDDAQQSVIDSFQFWTVSIINVQSGRKRAIAEIKGTNALRTVDVAQQAESVARDLSNTSLFETYEWDFTTPETDFHAQITSPYYFISTTVTTTDEDDVDQNEPGYALFQQLLRDQPLSVSQLLNAYIPHIESCYDAGADDGRRVPKLQIIQQFAQLATLSRSGLLDVDIPEVANIDEPYQIPVEGDGEPREVDMTETADDTNPDHDDEGGDSTTTTAKERAIAEQEAYKRMVTEQPVLSESPSRRAVFTLGSLITTVSGYQAAKGTKPLNARLNPTTITKHNIQQYVTDVLEQINTYAGAESGNNIWKYETQTGQLTEDLTAMPVSEWELSSADIQYHLSLGMAFGAQRHD, encoded by the coding sequence ATGAGTACGGATTATCGCCCACAGAGTGAGATATCCGACGCAGAGTTTCGGGAGGTGATACTGCCGGGTGGCCGTGAGCTGGCGTCACTCTCTGATATTCAGTACATCTACGGTCAGATGCTTGAGTTGGGGGCTGAGTCAACGCCATATTCAGCACCGGACGAATACGCCCCCTTTCTGACGCCGATGGAAGCCAGTGCTGTGAGAGGCCGAGAACAAGGCATCGTTTATTTCAATGTACAACTCAATCGGGAGGAAAAGTCACTCCGGCCACTCGGAGCGACTATTCTGACCGGTTCCGAGGAGCATATCGACCGGTGTGCGTTTTCGCACTACGATGCTGCCAACGGTGTCGACCACAGTATCACGCAGAAAACCTCAAAGAATGGGGGCATAGACCCAGATAAATCCACGTATAAGGATTTCAGTTATATCGCCGAAAACAAACTGCGTAGTGTTATCAACGGGTGGCCGACCCAAGACCTCATACAGCCGGTGATTGAGGAGCACGAAGACGGGTGGATCATCCAGCAGATCAACGAACTCAGTACGTTTGAAGAAGAGATGGAGAGTATTCGAGGTGAGATTGAAGACACACTCACCGTCGACGACACAAAGCGTGTAACCCGGTTAGTGTCGATCAGATTCTTTGAGTCTGATTTGACCGCACCGATTGAGGATTTAGACCTACCTGGCCAACGCAACCCCGACGAGTGGGTGTACCCCGCTAATCTTGAGGTGTTGTTAGAGGGTATGAAGGCCCAACGGACAGGAAAATGGCGAACAAAAAACAAAGCTAATGCGTCGGGGACCGCCGCCGGTTACGTCCACAGCGATATCGTCGACGATGTCTATGGGATGGGGACAGCCCCACTCTCGCTTTACACCGGCAAAAAGCGGGCGTGGATGCCGAATCTCAATCGAGATTTATCAGCAGCGATACACCCATTCACAGCCGAGACACTGGCTATGATCGGTAAATCAACGCCATTACTCAATGCCTGTCGGCAGTCGGCTGGACTGAGTATCTACCATTTCCCGTATTTCGGTGGTGAGCAGACGCCCCAGAAGATGCGGTATCTCTACGAGTTATTATGGGAAACCCACGCCCTCCGGCAACAGGAGGAAGACGAAGATGATGAGAACACGCCGTCTCACACACCAATCGAGCGATTCTACAAGCAACTCACACAAAAAGCCGCGAGCGACGACGCACAGCAGTCAGTGATCGATTCGTTCCAGTTTTGGACGGTCAGTATTATTAACGTCCAGAGTGGCCGCAAACGAGCTATTGCGGAGATTAAGGGAACGAACGCACTCCGGACGGTTGACGTGGCTCAACAGGCCGAGTCAGTCGCCCGTGATCTATCGAATACGTCGTTATTCGAGACATATGAGTGGGACTTTACGACTCCGGAGACAGATTTCCACGCCCAGATCACGTCGCCATATTATTTCATATCGACAACGGTGACAACGACCGACGAAGACGACGTCGACCAGAACGAGCCGGGGTATGCGTTGTTCCAACAGTTGCTCCGAGATCAACCACTCTCGGTGAGTCAGCTTTTAAACGCGTATATTCCGCACATTGAGTCGTGTTACGATGCGGGTGCGGACGACGGCAGGCGCGTTCCGAAGCTACAGATCATCCAGCAGTTCGCACAGTTAGCCACTCTCAGTCGGAGTGGCCTACTCGATGTTGACATTCCAGAAGTCGCCAACATCGACGAGCCGTATCAGATCCCGGTCGAGGGTGACGGGGAACCAAGAGAGGTAGATATGACAGAGACAGCAGACGACACGAATCCAGACCACGACGACGAGGGGGGAGATAGTACGACAACCACAGCGAAAGAGCGGGCGATAGCCGAACAGGAAGCCTACAAGCGGATGGTTACCGAACAGCCGGTCCTGTCCGAGAGTCCGTCACGCCGAGCGGTGTTCACCCTCGGGTCGCTCATTACGACCGTTTCAGGGTATCAGGCAGCGAAGGGAACGAAGCCACTCAATGCACGGCTCAACCCGACGACGATAACCAAACACAACATTCAGCAATACGTCACAGACGTACTTGAACAGATCAACACGTATGCCGGTGCAGAGAGCGGCAACAACATCTGGAAGTACGAGACGCAGACAGGCCAGTTGACCGAAGACCTCACTGCAATGCCAGTCAGTGAGTGGGAGCTATCGTCGGCGGATATCCAGTACCATCTCTCACTCGGCATGGCGTTTGGAGCGCAACGACACGACTAA
- a CDS encoding CRISPR-associated endoribonuclease Cas6 has product MFVDRVMENLTGKWEALGDRSSEGPTDVHGPLFDRKTLQKTYSIPLRVSADHTQRIVLSKWEFEYEVRSQAHRNTLNVALGAGIGERNHFGLGTLSLTSKQEPFLTGV; this is encoded by the coding sequence GTGTTTGTAGATCGAGTCATGGAAAATCTCACTGGGAAGTGGGAAGCTCTCGGCGACCGATCCAGTGAGGGGCCAACCGACGTTCATGGTCCGTTGTTCGACCGAAAGACGCTACAGAAGACGTACTCTATACCGTTGCGTGTATCGGCTGACCACACACAGCGAATCGTTTTGAGTAAGTGGGAGTTTGAGTATGAGGTTCGGAGTCAAGCCCACAGAAACACACTAAACGTCGCTTTAGGAGCGGGGATCGGCGAACGCAACCACTTCGGGCTGGGGACGCTCTCGCTCACGTCGAAACAAGAGCCGTTTCTAACGGGGGTGTAA
- a CDS encoding ISH3 family transposase: MPNKQQQADGEIHEDQLLNFLVNRLDEEVPLSLANNAEITAEDIYEVLVGACADGTSVSTLCASSQNSPAANTVLYHLRTKFEPDRLERVANTLLRKNLDELLPEQVEVCADLHLRPYYGDEDDTDDLYHSVAKRGTTAFHAYATLYARVTNKRYTLAVRRLRDGDTTSSVLAEFFGVLDGLDTGVKAVYLDRGFYDSKCLTLLQAHNYAYVIPIIRWGETIQQELSEGWSRVIQHDLTGKLDGHSWTVEFPVYIDCTYLNGKYDENGVARHGYAADAPFIDSPRDARYHYSKRFGIESSYRLFEQAIATTTTRDPTVRLLYVVVSLLLQNIWRYLHYEYVATPRRGGRRLWWWPYKEFVNMVRRAAWTALAVRRAVPANRPPDDRFYR, translated from the coding sequence GTGCCTAACAAACAGCAGCAAGCAGACGGTGAGATTCACGAGGACCAGCTTCTTAACTTTCTCGTCAACCGCCTTGACGAGGAAGTTCCGCTCTCCTTAGCCAATAACGCTGAGATCACTGCTGAGGACATCTATGAGGTCCTCGTCGGCGCTTGCGCCGACGGGACCTCTGTCTCTACGCTTTGTGCTTCGAGCCAGAACTCACCCGCTGCGAACACGGTCCTCTACCATCTCCGGACGAAGTTCGAGCCGGATCGGCTCGAACGAGTCGCTAACACGCTCCTGCGGAAGAATCTCGATGAACTGCTCCCCGAGCAGGTGGAGGTCTGCGCAGACCTCCACCTGCGGCCCTACTACGGTGACGAAGACGACACAGACGACCTCTATCACTCGGTAGCGAAGCGTGGAACTACTGCGTTCCACGCCTACGCCACACTCTACGCGCGTGTGACGAACAAACGCTACACGCTGGCGGTACGCCGTCTCCGAGACGGCGATACCACCAGCAGTGTCCTCGCTGAGTTCTTTGGTGTCCTCGACGGCCTTGACACCGGGGTCAAGGCCGTCTACCTTGATCGCGGATTCTACGACAGTAAGTGTCTCACGCTGCTTCAGGCGCACAATTACGCGTACGTGATCCCGATCATCCGGTGGGGTGAGACGATTCAGCAGGAGCTCTCGGAAGGATGGAGCCGCGTCATTCAGCACGATCTGACAGGGAAACTCGACGGTCACAGCTGGACCGTCGAGTTTCCCGTCTACATCGACTGTACGTACCTGAACGGGAAGTATGACGAGAACGGGGTGGCGCGTCACGGCTACGCCGCTGACGCGCCGTTCATCGACTCACCACGCGACGCTCGATACCACTACAGCAAGCGGTTCGGTATCGAATCAAGCTATCGATTGTTTGAGCAAGCGATAGCGACAACGACAACACGAGATCCAACGGTACGACTGCTGTACGTGGTGGTGAGTCTCCTCTTACAGAACATCTGGCGGTACCTTCACTACGAGTATGTGGCGACGCCCCGCCGAGGCGGGCGTCGCCTCTGGTGGTGGCCGTACAAGGAGTTCGTCAATATGGTTCGACGAGCTGCGTGGACGGCCCTCGCGGTGCGTCGGGCCGTCCCCGCGAATCGGCCACCTGACGACCGATTCTACCGCTAA
- a CDS encoding Mrp/NBP35 family ATP-binding protein, with protein MTTTNISDEDLRDRLRAVDDPALDTDIVSAGLVTDITVDGGTAAVELALGAPHAPDEAAIAERVREVADDAGIDVELSANVPLFDTAESSVLPGVKNVIAVASGKGGVGKSTVAVNLAAGLADRGANVGLFDADVYGPNVPQMLGADADPDVTTVDGEDRIEPPTAHGLKLMSVGLLIDDDDPVVWRGPVAQNTLTDLFDDVSWGSLDYLVVDLPPGTGDVQLTVLQNLPVTGTIIVTTPQSVAVKDTRRGVQMFGEYQANVLGVVENMSGFVCPNCGDTHDIFGEDGGQSLAEEVDVPYLGSLPLDPAIRMGADTGQPIVRRDTGETATAFQNLAATVANKVGVLRRHHQQQTFVEGNN; from the coding sequence ATGACAACCACCAACATCTCAGACGAAGACCTCCGTGATCGCCTCCGCGCCGTCGACGACCCGGCGCTCGATACAGACATCGTTAGCGCCGGGCTCGTCACCGACATCACCGTCGACGGCGGGACCGCCGCCGTTGAGCTCGCGCTCGGCGCACCGCACGCCCCGGATGAGGCTGCCATCGCGGAACGCGTCCGCGAGGTCGCCGACGACGCGGGGATCGACGTCGAACTCTCGGCGAACGTCCCGCTGTTCGACACCGCCGAGTCGTCGGTTCTACCCGGTGTCAAGAACGTGATCGCCGTCGCTTCCGGGAAGGGCGGCGTCGGAAAGAGTACCGTCGCTGTCAACCTAGCCGCCGGCCTCGCCGACCGCGGGGCGAACGTCGGGCTGTTCGACGCCGACGTGTACGGCCCGAACGTCCCGCAGATGCTCGGCGCAGACGCCGACCCCGATGTGACGACCGTCGACGGCGAAGACCGAATCGAACCGCCGACCGCCCACGGGCTCAAGCTGATGAGCGTCGGCCTGCTGATCGACGACGACGACCCGGTCGTCTGGCGCGGTCCGGTGGCACAGAACACGCTTACGGACCTCTTCGACGACGTGTCGTGGGGGTCGCTGGACTACCTCGTCGTGGATCTCCCGCCCGGGACCGGCGATGTCCAGTTGACGGTGCTTCAGAACCTGCCCGTCACGGGAACGATCATCGTCACGACGCCGCAATCTGTCGCCGTAAAAGACACTCGCCGAGGTGTTCAAATGTTCGGCGAGTACCAGGCCAACGTATTGGGTGTCGTCGAGAATATGAGTGGATTTGTCTGCCCAAATTGCGGGGATACTCACGACATCTTCGGTGAAGATGGGGGGCAATCACTCGCCGAGGAAGTTGATGTCCCGTACCTTGGATCACTCCCGCTCGATCCAGCGATTCGGATGGGAGCAGATACCGGACAACCGATTGTTCGTCGGGACACCGGTGAAACCGCGACGGCCTTTCAGAACTTAGCCGCTACGGTTGCAAACAAAGTCGGTGTCTTGCGACGACATCACCAGCAGCAGACATTTGTGGAGGGGAATAACTGA
- a CDS encoding molecular chaperone, producing MSEHTNTDGDRDEAALATARARLYGLLAATFDGETETTAAALDRGAFVTVADVFPIDIETADLRGDGHDADSLAIGYDNLFVVPGTHYVPPFASAHAADPSEAFESDSRYHTAGEAGELLGDPAADMAQLYAAAGFSPERGDDIPDHVAACFEFMRALCEREATLLEGGGSESNLDAVRELQTRALSQLGWIDRFEEAVASRDSVEGVFAAIARLARTFTAWDAQDVAHADEQPSETTPA from the coding sequence GTGTCCGAACACACGAACACAGACGGCGACCGCGACGAGGCGGCGTTGGCCACGGCCCGTGCCCGCTTGTACGGGCTGTTAGCCGCGACCTTCGACGGAGAGACGGAAACGACCGCCGCCGCGCTCGACCGGGGAGCGTTCGTGACCGTCGCCGACGTGTTCCCGATTGATATCGAGACGGCGGACCTGCGCGGCGACGGCCACGACGCCGACTCGCTGGCGATCGGGTACGACAACCTGTTCGTCGTCCCCGGGACTCACTACGTCCCGCCGTTCGCGTCCGCTCACGCGGCCGATCCGAGCGAGGCGTTCGAGTCGGACTCGCGGTATCACACCGCCGGAGAGGCCGGAGAGCTCCTCGGGGACCCGGCCGCCGACATGGCGCAACTGTACGCCGCAGCCGGGTTCTCGCCCGAGCGCGGCGACGACATTCCGGACCACGTCGCCGCCTGCTTCGAGTTCATGCGCGCGCTCTGCGAGCGTGAGGCGACGCTCCTCGAGGGTGGCGGAAGCGAGTCCAACCTCGACGCGGTTCGCGAACTCCAGACCCGGGCGCTCTCCCAACTTGGCTGGATCGACCGGTTCGAGGAGGCAGTCGCGAGCCGCGACAGCGTCGAAGGCGTCTTCGCCGCGATCGCTCGTCTCGCCCGGACGTTCACCGCGTGGGACGCACAGGATGTCGCCCACGCCGACGAACAGCCGTCCGAAACCACGCCAGCGTAA